Proteins found in one Chlamydia sp. 04-14 genomic segment:
- a CDS encoding OmpH family outer membrane protein — protein MKKSLRSVFLALLTLAGTQQVFADNDSLEGNLGVVSLKRCLEESAFGKKETEELENMKQQFSKNSEKMEEELTALYNKLQDEDYMESLSSSAADELRKKFESLSAEYNALQSQYYQMLNQSNMKRVQKLIQEVKKASEIVRIQEGLLAIFNDEVVLSIASSADKTNEIIKILDESFKNN, from the coding sequence ATGAAAAAATCATTACGCTCTGTTTTTCTAGCTTTACTAACTTTAGCAGGTACACAACAAGTTTTTGCTGACAACGACTCTCTTGAAGGTAATTTAGGTGTCGTTAGCTTAAAACGTTGTTTAGAAGAATCTGCTTTTGGAAAAAAAGAAACGGAAGAACTTGAAAATATGAAGCAACAGTTCTCAAAGAATTCTGAGAAAATGGAAGAAGAACTGACAGCACTTTATAATAAATTACAAGACGAAGACTACATGGAGAGCCTTTCTTCCTCAGCTGCTGACGAGCTTAGGAAAAAGTTTGAAAGCCTCTCTGCAGAATATAATGCTTTACAGTCTCAATATTACCAAATGTTGAACCAAAGCAATATGAAAAGAGTGCAGAAATTGATACAAGAAGTAAAAAAAGCTTCTGAAATAGTACGCATACAGGAAGGTTTACTAGCTATTTTTAATGATGAAGTAGTCCTATCCATTGCTTCTAGTGCCGATAAAACTAATGAGATTATCAAAATTCTTGATGAATCTTTCAAAAATAATTAA
- the bamA gene encoding outer membrane protein assembly factor BamA: MFMMRNKVILRFTVLALIQAPLALVATETVKEGYTLVESITITTEGENSLNKHPLPKLKTKSGALFSQADFDEDLRNLSKDYDRVEPKVDFSNGKTTISLVLVAKPCIRKICITGNEAVPNHKILKTLQIYENDVFDREKFLKNFDELRVYYLKRGYFESNLCYDLDHNEHCGYIDITVRIQEGPCGKIKKLEICGLNRCEKADVKELILTKQYSKTTSWFTGSGLYHPDVVEQDSFAITNYLHNLGYADATVTPKREVDECGNIILYMDVDKGPLYTLGHVHIGGFNLLPKRLVEKQLSAGPNDIYCPENIWDGAQKIKNIYAKYGYINTNVDVTFSPHASRSVYDVTYQVSEGSPYKVGLIKITGNTHTKHDVILHESSLFPGDTFNRLKLEDTEQRLRNTGYFQSVSVYTVRSQLDPLDNSEEYRDIFIDVKETTTGNLGLFLGFSSLDNLFGGVELSESNFDLLGIRHLFSKGFKCLRGGGEYLFLKANFGDKVTDYTVKWTKPHFLNTPWILGVELDKSINRALSKDYSVETYGGNVSTTYILNQQLKYGIYYRGTQTSLHKKKRNQAGPDLAANKGFVSAAGVNLNYDSVNNPRNPTTGIRSGINFEVSGLGGTYHFTKLSINSSIYRKLTRKGVLKIKGEAQFLKPFGDTTLDGIPISERFFLGGETTVRGYKPFIIGPKFSPTEPQGGLSSLLLTEEFQYPLINQPNVSAFVFLDSGFIGLKEYTIRLKDLCGSAGFGLRFDVMNNVPVMLGFGWPFRPTEVFEGEKIDVSQRFFFALGGVF; encoded by the coding sequence ATGTTCATGATGCGAAATAAAGTTATTCTGCGGTTTACTGTTTTGGCGCTAATCCAAGCCCCATTGGCTCTAGTGGCTACAGAAACAGTTAAGGAAGGATATACATTAGTTGAATCTATTACGATTACAACTGAAGGTGAAAATTCTTTAAACAAACATCCACTACCAAAATTAAAGACAAAAAGTGGTGCTTTGTTTTCTCAAGCAGACTTTGACGAAGATTTACGAAACCTTTCTAAGGACTATGATAGAGTAGAGCCAAAAGTTGATTTTTCCAATGGAAAGACTACCATCTCTTTAGTTCTTGTTGCCAAACCTTGCATTCGGAAGATTTGCATTACAGGAAACGAGGCTGTACCTAATCATAAGATCCTTAAAACTCTACAAATTTACGAAAACGATGTATTTGATAGAGAAAAGTTCTTAAAAAATTTTGATGAACTTAGAGTTTACTATCTCAAACGTGGCTATTTTGAGTCTAATCTATGCTATGACTTAGATCATAATGAACATTGTGGCTACATTGACATCACTGTTCGAATTCAAGAAGGCCCTTGTGGTAAAATTAAAAAATTAGAAATCTGCGGTCTTAATAGATGTGAAAAGGCTGATGTCAAAGAACTCATCCTTACTAAGCAGTATTCAAAAACCACTAGTTGGTTTACAGGAAGTGGTCTATACCACCCAGATGTTGTTGAACAAGATTCATTTGCAATTACTAATTATTTACATAATTTAGGTTACGCAGACGCAACGGTTACTCCAAAACGTGAAGTTGATGAATGCGGAAATATCATACTTTACATGGATGTAGATAAAGGCCCCCTTTATACTTTAGGGCATGTCCATATTGGAGGATTCAACCTATTACCTAAACGACTTGTCGAAAAACAACTATCTGCAGGTCCTAATGATATTTACTGCCCCGAAAATATATGGGACGGTGCTCAGAAAATTAAGAATATCTATGCTAAATATGGATACATCAATACTAACGTTGATGTAACTTTTTCTCCTCATGCATCACGTTCTGTTTATGACGTAACTTACCAAGTAAGTGAAGGATCTCCTTATAAAGTTGGTTTAATCAAAATTACAGGAAACACTCATACAAAACACGATGTTATCCTACATGAAAGCAGCCTATTTCCAGGAGATACTTTCAATAGATTAAAACTTGAAGATACTGAACAACGTTTAAGAAACACGGGTTATTTCCAAAGTGTTAGTGTTTATACGGTACGCTCTCAATTAGATCCGTTGGATAATTCTGAAGAATATCGTGATATCTTCATAGATGTTAAAGAAACAACAACAGGAAACTTAGGACTATTTCTAGGATTTAGTTCCCTAGACAATTTGTTTGGAGGGGTTGAATTATCTGAAAGTAATTTTGACCTTCTGGGTATTAGACATCTATTCTCTAAAGGCTTTAAATGCTTAAGAGGTGGAGGCGAATATCTATTTCTAAAAGCTAACTTTGGGGACAAGGTTACTGACTATACTGTTAAATGGACTAAGCCCCACTTTTTAAATACGCCATGGATTCTAGGTGTTGAGCTTGACAAATCTATCAACAGGGCCCTGTCTAAGGATTATTCTGTTGAGACTTATGGTGGAAATGTCAGCACCACATACATACTGAATCAACAATTAAAATATGGAATCTACTATCGAGGCACTCAGACTAGCCTACATAAAAAGAAAAGAAACCAGGCAGGACCTGATCTCGCTGCCAATAAAGGTTTCGTATCCGCTGCTGGTGTAAATTTAAATTACGATTCTGTAAATAATCCTAGAAATCCCACTACAGGAATACGCAGTGGTATAAACTTTGAAGTTTCTGGTCTTGGTGGTACATATCATTTTACAAAGCTCTCCATAAACAGTTCGATATACCGAAAATTGACAAGAAAAGGTGTATTGAAAATTAAAGGAGAAGCCCAATTTCTTAAACCGTTTGGCGATACAACTCTAGATGGTATTCCTATTAGTGAACGTTTCTTCTTAGGTGGAGAAACTACGGTTCGTGGATATAAGCCATTTATCATTGGTCCTAAGTTCTCTCCTACAGAACCTCAGGGGGGTCTATCCTCTCTCCTACTTACTGAAGAGTTCCAATATCCTTTGATCAATCAGCCTAACGTTAGTGCTTTTGTTTTCCTAGACTCAGGATTTATTGGACTTAAAGAATACACTATCCGATTAAAAGATCTTTGTGGTAGTGCAGGATTTGGTCTACGCTTCGACGTAATGAACAACGTGCCTGTTATGTTAGGTTTTGGTTGGCCATTCCGTCCTACAGAAGTATTTGAAGGTGAAAAGATCGATGTTTCACAACGTTTCTTCTTTGCTTTAGGAGGCGTCTTCTAA
- a CDS encoding beta-ketoacyl-ACP synthase III, with protein sequence MKKTRKASIWATGSYLPEKILSNSDLEQMVDTSDEWIVTRTGIKERRIAAVGEYTSIMGAKAAEKAIQKSGLTKDQIECIIFSTSAPDHIFPSSAALAQAYLGIKEIPAFDCMAACTGYLYGLSVAKAFIESGTYSNVLLIAADKLSSFVNYEDRNTCVLFGDGGSACVIGESRPGALEITNVNLGADGSVADLLSLPAGGSRVPASIETVTEGKHFISMEGKEVFKHAVRRMESAAKICIAEAGLEEGDIDWLVPHQANARIIDAIAKRFEIDDNKVFKTLSKYGNTAASSVCIALDELLQSHVINSGEYLLLVAFGGGLSWGAVVLQQVEG encoded by the coding sequence GTGAAAAAAACAAGAAAGGCATCTATTTGGGCTACGGGTTCTTATCTACCCGAAAAAATCCTATCTAATTCTGATCTTGAACAGATGGTAGATACTTCTGATGAATGGATAGTAACAAGAACCGGGATCAAAGAAAGACGTATTGCTGCAGTTGGTGAATATACATCAATTATGGGAGCTAAAGCAGCAGAGAAAGCGATTCAGAAATCTGGTCTCACTAAAGATCAAATAGAATGCATTATTTTTTCCACCTCAGCTCCTGATCATATTTTCCCGTCCAGTGCAGCATTAGCTCAAGCGTATTTGGGAATAAAAGAAATTCCCGCATTTGATTGTATGGCTGCTTGTACTGGTTATTTATACGGTTTATCAGTAGCTAAGGCCTTTATTGAATCCGGAACGTACAGTAACGTTTTGCTTATTGCAGCAGACAAACTTTCTTCTTTTGTAAATTATGAAGACAGAAATACTTGCGTGCTTTTTGGTGATGGAGGTTCTGCTTGTGTTATTGGAGAAAGTCGTCCGGGAGCTTTAGAAATTACTAATGTGAATTTAGGAGCTGACGGAAGTGTTGCGGATTTATTAAGTTTGCCTGCTGGAGGGAGCCGTGTTCCCGCTTCCATAGAGACTGTAACAGAAGGCAAGCATTTTATTTCCATGGAAGGCAAAGAGGTGTTTAAGCATGCAGTGCGACGCATGGAATCCGCGGCTAAAATATGTATAGCCGAGGCAGGTTTAGAAGAAGGCGACATAGACTGGTTAGTTCCACATCAAGCTAATGCAAGAATTATTGATGCTATAGCCAAGCGTTTTGAAATAGATGATAATAAAGTGTTTAAGACTTTATCAAAGTATGGAAATACGGCAGCCTCTTCTGTATGCATAGCTCTGGATGAATTGTTGCAATCACATGTAATTAATTCTGGAGAATATCTACTTCTAGTTGCTTTTGGAGGTGGATTGTCTTGGGGAGCAGTTGTTTTACAGCAAGTAGAGGGTTGA
- the recR gene encoding recombination mediator RecR yields MLKYPDYLSKLISFLRKLPGIGFKTAEKLAFELLDWDQEQLEAMGQAFSEVSSERSQCSTCFSLKNFPESKCEFCETNRDTSKLCIVATPKDIFSLERSQIFKGHYYVLGALLSPITGKNIDKARMDLLKQRIEFLKPKEIIIALDATLEGDATALFLKQELDYSSTSISRLALGLPIGLSFDYIDSGTLARAFSGRNPY; encoded by the coding sequence ATGCTAAAGTATCCAGATTATTTATCCAAATTAATCTCTTTTCTTAGAAAACTTCCAGGAATAGGGTTCAAGACTGCGGAAAAATTAGCCTTCGAATTACTAGATTGGGATCAGGAGCAATTAGAAGCTATGGGTCAAGCTTTTTCCGAAGTATCTTCGGAACGGAGTCAGTGTTCTACCTGTTTTTCCTTAAAAAATTTTCCAGAAAGCAAGTGTGAGTTTTGTGAAACCAATCGCGACACCTCTAAATTATGCATTGTAGCAACTCCTAAAGATATCTTTTCTTTGGAACGTTCTCAAATTTTTAAAGGTCACTATTATGTCTTAGGAGCGTTATTATCCCCAATAACAGGAAAGAATATCGATAAAGCAAGAATGGATTTATTAAAACAACGTATAGAGTTTCTAAAACCAAAAGAAATTATTATAGCCTTAGACGCCACTCTAGAAGGAGACGCTACCGCTCTTTTTTTAAAACAAGAACTTGATTATTCCTCAACCTCTATTTCTCGTTTAGCTTTAGGCTTGCCAATAGGACTATCTTTTGATTATATAGACTCGGGGACTCTTGCCAGAGCATTTTCTGGAAGAAACCCATATTAA
- the fabG gene encoding 3-oxoacyl-ACP reductase FabG — translation MNNLLLGKKAIVTGGSRGIGFAIAKLFVEQGADVEIWGVNVEGGKQAAEELSKIGKSATFAKVDVSNNQSVKDAVQNFIAAHGSIDILVNNAGITRDNLLMRMSEEEWSAVINTNLSSLYYVCSSVIRPMIKARSGSIINISSVVGLMGSPGQTNYAAAKAGIIGFSRALAKEVAARNIRVNCIAPGCIDTDMTKVLNDNLKTEWLKNVPMGRMGFPEEIANVALFLASPLSSYITSQVLSVDGGMTY, via the coding sequence ATGAATAATCTATTGTTGGGGAAAAAAGCGATCGTTACGGGAGGATCTAGAGGTATAGGATTTGCCATAGCCAAGCTTTTTGTTGAGCAAGGTGCTGATGTTGAAATATGGGGAGTAAATGTTGAAGGTGGTAAGCAAGCTGCTGAAGAATTGTCTAAAATAGGGAAATCAGCAACCTTTGCTAAAGTTGACGTTAGTAATAATCAATCTGTAAAAGATGCTGTCCAGAATTTTATTGCAGCACATGGTAGCATTGATATTTTAGTAAATAATGCAGGGATTACTCGAGACAATCTTTTAATGCGTATGTCTGAAGAAGAGTGGTCTGCTGTCATTAATACGAATTTAAGTTCCCTGTACTACGTGTGTTCAAGTGTAATTCGTCCTATGATTAAAGCTCGTTCTGGATCCATAATCAATATTAGTTCTGTTGTTGGTTTAATGGGTAGTCCTGGACAGACTAACTATGCAGCTGCAAAGGCAGGTATTATAGGATTTAGTAGGGCTTTAGCTAAGGAAGTTGCCGCGAGAAATATTCGAGTCAACTGTATAGCCCCAGGATGTATTGATACCGACATGACTAAAGTGTTAAATGATAATTTAAAAACAGAGTGGTTAAAAAATGTTCCTATGGGGAGAATGGGTTTCCCAGAAGAAATTGCTAATGTTGCACTATTTCTCGCTTCACCCTTATCTTCTTATATCACTTCTCAGGTATTGAGTGTTGATGGAGGCATGACATACTAA
- the fabD gene encoding ACP S-malonyltransferase translates to MAKKIGFLFPGQGSQYVGMGKDLVEHYPEAAEVFALADETLGFSLSSIMFDGPEEKLLETAYSQLAIYLHSLAVLKILSSRTSITPSVVSGLSLGEYTALVASGRISMIDGFNIISKRAQFMNQACQQSPGAMAAILGLTMDIVQQNLESLGEGIWIANYNAPKQLVVGGLREKIEEAVKLFTDLGAKRAILLKVFGAFHTPLMQTAEDALAPHLYNLDMHSSEVPFVSNVVADFLISNDQIRQCLVKQMTSPTLWYQSCSKMDLEVDEFLEIGPGKVLAGLNRSIGLSKPIKSLGTVESINNFLVEL, encoded by the coding sequence ATGGCGAAAAAAATAGGATTCTTATTCCCAGGCCAAGGGAGCCAATATGTTGGTATGGGTAAAGATTTAGTCGAACATTATCCAGAAGCTGCTGAAGTATTTGCTTTAGCTGACGAGACATTAGGTTTTTCTTTATCTTCAATTATGTTCGACGGCCCCGAAGAAAAATTACTTGAAACAGCCTACAGTCAATTAGCTATATATTTACATAGTTTGGCAGTACTAAAAATTCTATCTTCAAGAACTTCTATAACACCTTCTGTAGTTTCTGGGCTAAGTCTAGGAGAATATACTGCTCTAGTTGCTTCTGGACGTATTTCTATGATTGACGGTTTTAATATCATTAGTAAACGCGCGCAGTTTATGAATCAAGCTTGTCAACAAAGCCCCGGAGCTATGGCAGCAATTCTGGGCTTAACTATGGATATTGTTCAGCAAAATCTAGAAAGTTTAGGGGAGGGCATTTGGATCGCCAACTACAATGCTCCTAAACAGCTTGTGGTCGGTGGTTTGCGAGAAAAAATAGAAGAGGCTGTGAAGTTATTTACGGATTTAGGAGCAAAAAGAGCAATTTTGTTAAAAGTATTCGGTGCTTTTCACACGCCGTTAATGCAGACAGCAGAAGACGCATTGGCTCCTCATTTGTATAATTTAGATATGCATAGTTCTGAGGTGCCTTTCGTATCTAACGTGGTAGCAGATTTTTTAATAAGTAATGATCAAATTCGTCAGTGTTTAGTGAAGCAAATGACTTCCCCAACATTATGGTATCAAAGCTGTTCTAAGATGGATTTAGAAGTTGATGAATTTTTAGAAATAGGCCCAGGTAAGGTTCTCGCAGGCTTGAATCGTTCTATAGGGTTGAGTAAACCCATTAAAAGTTTAGGCACAGTAGAAAGCATCAATAATTTTTTAGTGGAGCTATAG